One part of the Ziziphus jujuba cultivar Dongzao chromosome 2, ASM3175591v1 genome encodes these proteins:
- the LOC125422370 gene encoding putative disease resistance protein RGA3 — MAEIVLSGVVDRIIHGLGSAAVHEIALLWGVNDELSGLQETISTIKAVLLDAEKKQFHNNEVRAWLKRLENAFYDADDLEDEFNTEAALPKQRMLGSTEMTKLGCRIKAIKDRLEAIRKDRKFHLDETCKETKVETTKGRETHSEKPEKEATRRDKDKMAIVERLLDPKIEENIFVVPIVGCGGLGKTTLAKLLFNDDKIKQLQKGPLLYKDIESLEMDQLQKRLQKEIVGKKYLLVLDDVWNENRELWLELKGLLAKCAKGSRIILTTRSIVVAEITSTMKPYILERLDKEESWSLFKNVAFRHDQMSNDSKISEIGREIVDKCGGIPLAIRKIGRMLYNKNPNTEWSSFRRKEFSTIDQEKK, encoded by the exons ATGGCAGAGATTGTCCTGTCAGGTGTTGTTGATAGGATCATCCACGGTTTGGGTTCTGCGGCTGTGCATGAAATTGCATTGCTGTGGGGTGTAAATGATGAGCTCTCGGGACTACAAGAAACCATTTCAACAATAAAAGCTGTACTGCTTGATGCTGAGAAGAAGCAGTTCCATAACAATGAAGTCCGAGCTTGGCTGAAGAGGCTTGAAAATGCTTTTTATGATGCTGATGACTTGGAGGATGAGTTCAACACCGAGGCAGCTCTGCCAAAACAAAGGATGCTTGGAAGTACTGAGATGACCAAG CTTGGTTGCAGAATAAAAGCTATCAAGGATAGACTAGAGGCAATTAGAAAAGATAGAAAATTCCATTTGGATGAGACATGTAAGGAGACTAAAGTTGAAACTACAAAAGGAAGGGAGACTCACTCAGAAAAACCTGAAAAGGAAGCAACTAGGAGGGATAAAGATAAAATGGCAATCGTGGAACGGTTGTTGGATCCAAAGATTGAAGAGAATATATTTGTCGTTCCCATAGTTGGTTGTGGAGGATTAGGAAAAACCACACTTGCTAAACTTCTGTTCAATGATGACAAG ATAAAGCAATTGCAAAAGGGTCCCCTTCTATATAAGGACATAGAAAGCCTAGAGATGGATCAATTGCAAAAGCGTCTTCAAAAAGAGATAGTTGGAAAAAAATATCTTCTTGTACTTGATGATGTATGGAATGAGAATCGTGAATTGTGGTTAGAATTGAAAGGTTTGTTAGCAAAATGTGCAAAAGGAAGCAGAATAATACTAACTACTCGTAGTATAGTGGTAGCAGAGATTACAAGCACAATGAAACCATATATTTTGGAGAGATTAGATAAAGAAGAGTCTTGGTCTCTATTTAAAAATGTGGCATTTAGGCATGATCAAATGTCTAATGATtccaaaatttctgaaattggAAGGGAGATTGTTGACAAGTGTGGAGGGATTCCTCTCGCCATAAGGAAAATAGGAAGAATGTTGtataataaaaatccaaacacagaGTGGTCCTCCTTCCGTAGAAAGGAATTTTCAACAATTGatcaggaaaaaaaatga
- the LOC107417722 gene encoding putative disease resistance protein At3g14460 — MALGFISKSSYPTQVDVGYGYYMELLRGSFFQEEWEEYNFVKRCKMHDLATQVGGTTYALLKANKECNGDIDGSTRHVSFDCHLDSLQQIRIARSPASKIRTVILPRQSSKITQGRSCDQSVCDEVFSSHKSARVLDLYNFGIKVVPRCVGKLKHLRLLTLGCNEDIKALPDCITMLYNLQTFILYGCKNLQTLPRNMERLVNLVNLDTEDCKSLTHMPQGFNKLTKLQFLTHFVLKSTYSGGDQIGWYSEVENAEYDKNLPLYLKNVDYEETLEGLQPHQNLRGLSLEYYEGVRFSSWLPSLANLEYLEILNNRSCQYLPPFNQFLSLKLLKIVKVVGLEYISENSSSSCTTIPLPSLEAIYFESLPNLKGWYWREDEEGGQADHSSSTSTISFPRLSEFIVYGCPRLTFLPLSPHLKSLTVGKNNWKPFQQAIMANIGISSLSSSSSLSFSNLTDLGLYEIEDLQCLPEWFQNLTSIQVLVLARCHNLKCLFPGIQHFVSSLQELRICACNELEMYDSDDFPWNAFENLRVLLLKELSEMVNLPEGLKHVKSLQYLKVHYCENLIGIPDWIRSLKSLNELSIDGCPNLTSLPEGISQLTSLQELKITYCSEILLRKCRRGKGED, encoded by the exons ATGGCACTAGGATTTATTAGTAAGTCATCATATCCAACTCAAGTGGATGTAGGTTATGGCTACTATATGGAATTACTTCGAGGATCATTCTTCCAAGAAGAATGGGAAGAgtataattttgtgaaaagatgTAAAATGCATGATCTTGCAACACAAGTAGGAGGAACAACATATGcccttttaaaagcaaataaagaatGTAATGGTGATATCGACGGAAGTACTCGTCATGTATCATTTGATTGTCATTTAGATTCACTACAGCAAATTCGAATTGCACGGTCTCCAGCAAGTAAGATCCGAACAGTTATTCTGCCTAGACAATCATCAAAGATAACTCAAGGAAGATCATGTGATCAATCAGTCTGTGATGAAGTTTTTTCAAGCCATAAGTCGGCACGTGTCTTGGATCTTTATAATTTTGGGATTAAGGTAGTGCCAAGATGTGTAGGTAAACTAAAGCATTTAAGGCTTCTTACTCTTGGTTGCAATGAAGATATCAAGGCATTGCCTGATTGCATTACCATGCTATATAATTTGCAAACATTTATACTATATGGTTGCAAGAATCTCCAAACATTGCCAAGAAACATGGAACGCCTAGTCAACCTCGTAAATCTAGACACTGAGGACTGCAAAAGTTTGACTCATATGCCACAAGGATTCAATAAATTGACTAAGCTTCAGTTTCTAACACACTTTGTATTGAAGTCCACGTATAGTGGTGGTGATCAG ATAGGTTGGTATTCTGAAGTTGAAAATGCAGAATATGATAAAAATCTACCATTATATCTGAAGAATGTGGACTATGAAGAAACACTGGAAGGCCTCCAACCACACCAAAACCTAAGGGGATTGAGTTTAGAATATTACGAGGGTGTCAGGTTTTCAAGTTGGCTTCCTTCACTTGCAAATCTTGAATATCTTGAGATATTAAACAATAGGAGTTGCCAATATCTGCCGCCATTTAATCAATTCCTTTCTCTCAAGTTATTGAAGATAGTCAAAGTGGTTGGTCTGGAGTATATTTCAGAAAACTCCTCCAGTTCATGTACAACAATACCACTGCCATCTCTTGAAGCGATTTACTTTGAGTCATTGCCCAATCTAAAGGGATGGTACTGGAGGGAAGACGAAGAAGGAGGTCAAGCTGATCATAGTTCCTCCACATCAACGATTTCATTTCCTCGTCTATCCGAATTCATTGTTTATGGTTGCCCCAGGTTGACCTTTTTGCCGCTCTCCCCACATTTAAAATCTTTGACAGTGGGAAAAAATAACTGGAAGCCTTTTCAACAGGCAATAATGGCGAACATCGGAATATCATCCTTATCCTCATCATCTTCCTTATCTTTCTCCAATTTGACTGATCTAGGTCTCTATGAAATTGAGGACTTGCAATGTCTTCCTGAATGGTTTCAAAACCTCACTTCTATCCAAGTGTTAGTCTTGGCCCGCTGCCACAACTTGAAGTGTTTGTTTCCTGGTATTCAACATTTTGTCTCCTCACTTCAAGAATTAAGAATTTGTGCATGTAATGAACTTGAGATGTATGATTCTGATGACTTTCCATGGAACGCCTTTGAAAATCTTCGTGTACTTCTTTTGAAAGAGCTTTCTGAAATGGTGAACCTCCCGGAGGGACTTAAACATGTAAAGAGCTTACAATATCTTAAGGTCCATTACTGTGAAAATTTGATTGGGATTCCAGATTGGATAAGAAGCCTCAAATCCCTCAACGAACTCTCAATTGATGGATGTCCAAATTTGACATCACTTCCTGAAGGAATAAGTCAGCTCACCTCTTTACAAGAGCTAAAGATTACATATTGTTCTGAAATCTTATTACGAAAATGTCGTAGGGGAAAAGGCGAAGATTGA